The window AATTTCCGGTGAGGTATTATCACTTTGAAAATAACTGAACAGAGAATGGCCACAGCTCTCCAGCGACTCCGGCAAGGAATTCCGGTCGAGGATTTCTGCAAAGGCGAGTTTCAGCAGATAGCTGATCGGTATCCTGATATGGGAGCGGTCATTCTGCTGAAAATGAAAGCGTTGACTGTCACCCCGTTGTGGTCCTTTAGGGTATTGTTTGTCGGCAAGGAGATCTGTTGAGAAAACTCGGGATGCGAGAGCGCCGAGGCGCTCTTTTTTAATTCGTACCCAGCTGTTCTCCCAGACATTGGCACGGTTCTCATCGAGAAACTGCCTGATATCCTCAATAGAGCTTGGCGGCAGGTCTCCCCGGCCCACCCGTTTTTCAATATTGCGGAAGAAATTAGACTGGTAGATGGATATGGGCAGATCGACGTCAGCTGCTTTTCCCTCAACTGCGACCTGTAGTTCATATTCCATTCCTGCGCTACTGTCGCCAGAACCAAAAGGAGTAATGCCAAGGGCCTTAAGCTCCTGGCTGAATTGTATACTGCCAAGCCTCAGCGACTCGGCATTATTCGAAACCAAAACTGGTGGACAGGATGTCATGCTGGGGGTTGTCTCCGGAGCTGAAACAGCATTTTTAAATTACCTCACTCTGCCAGGCATCAGGCGTTGGCTGCTGAAGCGTGATTCGAACTGCCAAATGGCTCGACTATTTCCAGGTTATGGAAAAACTGTTCAGAGCATGCTTTCCACGAGTATTGTAACGCGGTATTTCTGCATGACTCCCTGGAAACCTCCATCGCTTTGTGCACTGCAATTTGCAGATCTTGATCAAGCCAGCCGTTCACACCATTTTTTACCACGTTGATCGGCCCGGTTACTGGATATGCCGCAACGGGCACACCGCAGCCGTTTGCCTCAAGCATTACGACTCCAAAGGTGTCAGTAAGGCTAGGGAAAACCATAACATCTGCGTTTGCGATATAGCCGGCCAGTTCTTTGCCTCGGCGATAACCGGCAAAGAGAGCCTCGGGGTATTTTCTCTCCAGCTCTTTTCGGGCAGGGCCGTCACCGACTATAACTTTGGTTCCGGGCAGGTCGAGTGAGAGAAATGCCTCAATGTTTTTTTCTACAGCGACCCTTCCTACATAGACCTGAACCGGTCCTTCTACCCCCAGGTCTATTCGGGTATCCGGTTGAAAGAGTTCGGTGTTGACCCCTCTGGACCATGGTGCAGTATTGGGAAAGTTGCGCTGGCTGAGTTCGTCCCTGAGTGCGGGGGTGGCGACCATCACCCGGGTAGCCTGTTTGTGAAATTTGCGAACCACCGTGTAGGACCAGGAAAGCGGGATAGGAATCCGTATTTTGATATATTCAGGGAACCTGGTGTGATATGAGGTCGTGTATGGAAACTTTTTATTTAGACAGGCCGAACGTGCCGCCCAGCCCAGTGGTCCTTCCGTGGCAATATGAACCGCGTTTGGAGCAAACTCGGCCAGCAGTTTTTTCAGTTGATGTGTCCACGCCAGTGCCAGCCGTATTTCAGGGTACGAGGGGCAGGGAATAGACCGGAAAAGCTGAGGATTAATAACTTTCACCCGGTGGCCCATATTCTCCAGATGCTTGACGGTCTGGGTCAGCGTGGTGACCACACCATTAATTTGGGGATGCCAGGCATCCGTCACTATAGCGATCTTGTTCATATTCTTCGTCGGTTGTCAGCTCTTTTACAGGATTCTGCTCAATCCATTGGATGATGCCAATGGTGCCATTGCTGTTTTCGGCCAGGGCGGTGCAACTTTCCACCCAGTCTCCTGAGTTGCTGTAGAGGAAATCACCCATCGCCTTGATTGATGCGTGGTGAATATGACCGCAGATAAGACCGTCCACCTGGTTTTTTTTGATTTCGCTTATCAGCACCTGTTCAAAATCACCAATGTAGTTGACAGCCTTTTTGCACTTATGTTTCAGCCAGGCGGAAATGGAGAAATAATCTTTGCCCCTGAAAGAGCGGTACGTGTTGACCCAGCGGTTGAGTATCAAAAGTGAATCGTAGAGGGTTGAGCCTATGTTGGCGAGCCATTCACTATTTTGCACTACACAGTCAAACTTATCGCCATGCAGCACGAGATAGCGTTTGCCGTCGACGGAGGTGTGCACAATTTCTTCGCAGATCTGTACACCATGAAAAGAAGTGCCGGTATAGCGACGGACGATATCGTCATGGTTACCGGGGAGGTAGTACACTTTGGTGCCATTTTGGGCCTTATTGATAATGAGGTTGACGATATGGTCATTAATTTCAGGCCAGTGCCAGTTGTTTCTGAGTTTCCACAGGTCGAAGATATCTCCCACAAGATAGAGATTGTCTGATTCGGTGCTTTTCAGAAACTCGTAGAGTTGGTTGCTTTTCAGGTTCCTGCCGCCTAGGTGGGTGTCGGAGATCCAGATACTCCTGAAGTGCAAATGCTGCATGTATACCTCGCATGTTGTATTGTTGTTGCCTGGAGAATAGGCTGGCAGTGTTACAGGTCAGTAAGATGATGATTATAATTGCATTCGTTTGTTGCTCAGGCTGAAGCGTGTGGCCTTCCAGCTTTAAGCATCGGTAGAGTGGACCTGGGAGAGGGCCAGAAAATGAGATTTTTGCCAATCAAAGCGGTAACTGTATTTGTGTTATTGATGCTCTGTGGCTTTCGTTTTTCCCTTCTTTTTGGCGAGCTGAGTTGGGAGAAGATTGACGCTGTGTTAAGCGAGGATTTCCCTGATGTTAAGATTATGGAAATTGATGAGTTATCCAATCGGCTGGAGGCAGGAGAAAAGCTTTATCTGGTGGATGTAAGGAGTCGCGAGGAGTATCTGGTAAGCCACATTCCCGGCGCTGTGCTGGTAGAAGAGTTTGCTGTCAACAGTCGTCTACCAGGGGTGGTCATTGTTGCTTATTGCTCGGTTGGATTGCGTTCTGCAGAGTATGTACGAAAACTGCAAAATGAAGGTGTCAAAAATGTCTACAACCTGCGAGGGTCTATTTTTATGTGGGCAAACAGGGGCCTGGCTCTTGATTCACCGAAAGGAACAGTTGACGAGGTACATCCGTTTAGTCCCAGGTGGGGAAAGCTACTCGACAAAACACTGCACGCCCGCTAGCCTGACACATTGAAAGGTCAATTTGCTTTTTGGATCGAAATATTTTGAGAGGGCCCAAAAGGCAGGTCCATTGTCAACAAAGGTCTGCTTCTGCTGTGGGGGAATTTCCGCAACACTTTGATGTGGCGGTGATTTATATGGAAAGGGAGCAGATTTATCTTGTGAATTCAATTTTTAGCTGAAAGATGAACCTGACTTTCAACAATCTGATGGAAGATGCTATCTGCAAGTGTATATATCCAGGAGCAGTGCCATAAACTATTATTGCCGTTCCCGCCAGTTGGTTGGAAGCTGCTACCATATCACTTGGGGCCATGTCTTGATGGTTGCGTTCTATTTATGTGCTCGGTATATCTTTTTGGGGCTAAAAGTCTGTCGCGTGCATCCAGCAAATTAATTATATCTAACAATGTCGACGATTGGACTAGGGTACTACTGTTGGCCCTGGTAATGCTGGCTGGGTGAGTACAGCCCTGTTGCATGACATTTGGGGGTTGAAACAAAATTCAGCCTTTTTCTATAGTCGCTAACTAGTTGCTATAGGGCAAATGCTGAAGGGTCTGTGATTGCAGTGTCTCGAGCTCTTTCGTTTTTTAGTGTGGTGTATTCTTGTGCTTGTATGCTAATATGGCGAAAAATTTACTGCCTGATTACAACAGTAAAACCCTAAAAAAAAGAGGAAAGAGATCATGGCTAGTTTGAAAGGAACTCAGACCGAAAAGAATATACTTACCGCTTTCTGCGGCGAATCACAGGCTCGCAATCGCTACACCTACTATGCATCCCAGGCCAAAAAAGATGGATATGTACAGATTCAGTCCATCTTCGAAGAGACAGCCAACCAGGAAAAGGAGCACGCCAAACGCCTGTTCAAGTTGCTTGAAGGTGGGGATGTTGAGGTATCCGCTTCGTTTCCTGCAGGTGTTGTCGGTACTACCGCAGAGAATCTTAAAGAGGCGGCAACGGGGGAGAACCACGAACATACTGTGATGTATCCGGAGTTTGCCGAGGTTGCCCGGGAGGAAGGGTTTGCCAATATCGCCGATATCTTTATGGCAATTGCCAATGCCGAGGCGCAGCATGAGAAGCGTTTCAAGGACCTGCTCGGCAACATCGAGAAAGGCTGTGTTTTCAAGCGTGACGAAAAAGTGGTCTGGAGATGCCGTAACTGCGGCTACCTGCACGACGACCATGAAGCTCCGGAGATTTGTCCGGCCTGTGCTCATGCCAAGGCCCATTTTGAGTTGCTCGGCGAAAACTGGTAGCTTAAGGCTTCTGTTTTTATAGCGTAAATTCTCTTTTCCCTGAATGATGATAAAAAATCAGAGCCTCCGGAGATGAGCAAATCTTCCGGGGGCCTTGTTTTTTCTACCTCAATTTGGTTTCACTTTTTTTTCGTACCTAATCAGGGTTGAAAAAAAAGAAGCGTCACTATTCTCTTTCAATTTCAAGTGATTACAGTGTTGACATGCCACAATGTGGGGGCGCATGGGGGAGAGCTGGTATACCAGGCGTGCTGGAGTTGCAGGAGAATGGGAGGACGTTATGGAAACAAATCGCAGAGATGTTACGATTCATGTACCGGATAAGGTGTATAGTGGTTATATCGACGTCCCTAACGAGACGCTTCGAACCATAGATATTTTTAACAGTACCAGTGGGTATTGGAAAGATCCCTCTGAAAAGGGGTTTGATGATGCATTATTGTTAAACAGTGCGACGGTGACCCTGGATAGCGATACCCCTTTGCTCGAACTGGACCGAATCCAGATCAGGCTCGCCGATATTCTGTTTTTTTTCGATGATGAACTGGGATGTGGAGACAGCAGTGAGAAAATCCGGGCAGAAGCTCTGAGCGCGAGAAATGGTGAGAAAATTTCAAAAGTTTATATCATTACGCATATGCAGGGGGATTCCTTTTTCTATATCTCCGGTCTCAGCCACGGTCGTTTCAGGAGTAAGACCAAGCATCGCTATATTCCACTGACCAACCCTACGATTACTGAAGTCCACAGGGCTGGCCAGGGCTGGAAACAGAAAAACATCCCGGTGCAGGGCGCATTTGTCGGTGTGAATACAGCTCATATCGAAGCATGCACGTTTTCAGGTGTCGGAAAGCATTGACGATTGGTGGCTTTGCTCTGAAGAAGTAAATTTGCCTGACCTTCAAAACAGGTTCAAGGAGGTGCGATGGGGGGGATTCATGACAGGTTGCGACTGTTACTTTGTTCGTTGTCTCTCACTGTTCTGACAGGTTGCGCCGGATTACCCAAGGGAATTGAGCCTGTTCAGGATTTTGAGCTGAACAGGTATCTTGGCAGGTGGTATGAGGTTGCCCGGCTGGATCACTCATTTGAACGGGGACTGACCAGGGTAATGACCGAGTACAGTATGCGTGATGACGGGGGCGTCAAGGTTGTCAACAGGGGCTATCAGGCTGAGAGCGGAAGTTGGAAAGAAGCTGTGGGCAGGGCGTACTTTGTGCGCTCACCCCGGGAAGGTTATCTGAAGGTAAGCTTTTTCCGGCCATTTTACGGCACCTATGTGATTATGGAACTTGATCAAGGGTATGAGTATGCTCTGGTTTGCGGGGCGAACCGAAAATATCTCTGGATTCTGGCCAGAGAGCCGGATCTGGATGAGGTGGTTAAGCAACGTTTGATCGCCAGGGCGAAAGAATTGGGGTTTGCTGTCGACAAACTGATTTATCCGCAGGTAGGTGATCCCCGAACTTCAGCTGCAGCTCAAGTCGATTTGTAATGAAACCTGATTTCCTGTTCTATCTTGGCATTGCCTGGGCTGCCTGGTGTTGTATGCATAGCCTGCTGATTAACCGATCAGTCCAGGATAATACGGAGAAGTTTTTCGTAAGGATGGGCTTTCCCGGTTTCAGGTATCGCCTGTTCTATACCATTGCAGCCTGCTTGAGTTTGCTTCCCCTGGTCGTGCTGACAGTTATGGTTCGAGGTGAGGTGGTTCTGGTTTGGCGCGGTCTCTGGCATCTGCTGGAGCTTGTGTTGGCAATCGGTGCGCTCGGGCTCTTTTGGTGCGGATCCAGGCAATATAATCTCCATGACATGGTGTACGGTAGAAAGACGGCTGCCGGGAAAAGGGATGACGTTGAATTTTCCAGGGACGGTGTGCATGGCGTGATACGTCATCCCTGGTATCTCGGATCCCTGCTTTTTTTGTGGTCCTGGCCGGTGTATCACGAGGCGACCATTCTCTCCGCGGTGATTCTCTCCTGTTATTTGCTGATCGGCGCCTTCATCGAGGAGAGGCGGCTGGTTGCGGAGTTTGGGGAAAAGTACCGACAATATCAACAGGAGGTTTCCATGCTGATTCCCTGGAAGTGGCTTTCGAAGAGAGTGTCACAAAAACTAAAAAGGCGCGATTGATGACACCATGGGAACGGCTTCAGGAAGCATGGTGCCGGGTGCGCGGCTGGTACCCTGCCCGGGTCGCAGGCCGACAGTTGCGATGCGATCCTGATCACATCAGCTTCTGGTCCAAGGTTGATAATGGCAGCTGGGAGCCGCAAACCTTTACGGTGCTCGATTCGATCCTGGCGCCAGGTGGGATCCATCTTGATGTCGGTGCCTGGATAGGGCCGACGGTGCTGCATGCGGCCCACTGTTCGAAAAAGGTATTTTGTTTCGAACCGGATAAAGTCGCCTATATGTACCTGCTCGCCAACCTGAAACTCAATAAGCTGGACAACGTTATCCCTTTTAATATGGCGGTTGCCGAAAAAAGCAGCATAAGCCGGATGGCCAGCCCCCGTGGTAAGCGAGGGGACTCCATGACCAGCCTGCTCTACCCGGACGGCAAGGCAGGTATGGAGGTGGTGGTGATAGCCTGGCAGCAATGGCTGGAGCTCGTTGGACGCCCGGTTTTTACGAGCATAAAGATGGATGTAGAGGGAGGCGAGTTTACCCTTCTTCCTGCTATGAAGAGTTACCTGCAGCAACAGAAACCAGCACTGTATCTTTCACTGCACCCGCATCTGCTGCCCGTCGATAAACGACAACAGCAGATGACCGCAATGGTCGATCTGCTGAGTCCTCTTTACGAGCTGGCAGATTCCGGCTCAGGTGAGAGGCAGCCTGTGGGAAATCTCCTGACAGCAGAAAGAGTGGACCGTGGGGGCTCGTACCTTCTGCTGCCGGTTGCTTAAAGACTAAAGACCGATGTTGGCCAGGTCCGGCCCAAGATAGGTCCTTTCGTTTTCGCCAAGAATTCCCAAAGAGAGACAGATAAGGGTCCAGAAGTGGACCACGTTATACGCCCCGCCATAATGATGGCCGATGTCTTCCATCTGGGAGTGGCAGTTGTGGCAGGGGGTGAGCACGTAATCCGCCTGGGTAGCCATTATCTGGTCAAACTTCCGCTTGCCGTAGGTGCGTCGATGCTCGGTCATGCCAGCCTGCAGGAAGCCACCGCCACCGCCACAGCAGTAGTTTGCGCTACGGTTCGGCTGCATGTCGATAAAGTTCTCTTCACCGACCAGCTTTTTGGCGACAAAACGTAGATCATCGGCGATAGAGTCCCCGTAGGCTTTTCGCACGATCTGGCAGGGGTCCTGCACCGTAAACTTGATATTGTTGGTGTTCCAGTCTGCGTTGACCGGCAGTTTTCCTTCGCGTATCCATTTCGCGTAGTAGCTCACCAGACTCTCAACCCGGAAGTTGGCTTCCATGCCGAAGCGGTTCACCGCGTTCCACATGGTGTAATAGGAGTGTCCGCACTCGGTGTTGAGCCAGACCGCGCACTCTAACTCGTTGGTGGCATCGACGCGGGTTTTGATGACGTCGTACCATGCCTCTTCATCACCGGAAAACATACAGAAATTTTCCGCAGCCCAGCCTTTGGAGGCGTAGGTCCAGTCGGCTCCGACCAGGTGAAAGATTTTCCAGAGTGGCACCATCTCATCGGGTTCGCTCATCGGCTCCCTTGAGTTCTGGTTAACGAAAAAATGTGCTCCTTTTTTATCGATCGGGGCAACCATGTCTTTGAATTGGGGTTGCTGCTCGCGAACTTCCTCAAGTACGTCGTTGACTACGAAAACAAAATCATCAGGCGGCAGACCCATGGCGCTCGTGGAATCGGTTGAGCGGGTCAGCTCGCATGATCGCACGATGCCGTTCGGTTTTTTCTCTTTCGGCCAGTTGCCACGGGCGAGAAAAACCAGTTGGGAAATATCGATGTTCATCGGACAGACATGTTGGCAGCGCTTGCACTGGGTACATGTCCAGACCCACGGGGTGGTGGAAAGCTCTTTGTTCATGCCGAGCATCGCCATGCGGATGAACTTGCGAGGGTCCATGTTCTCAATCCCCGAAGCCGGACAGCCCGATGAGCAGAGGCCGCAGGTAAGGCAGGCGTCAAAGCTGGCTCCCTCGGGCAGAAGTTCGATTGCCTTTTCCTTAAAATTTATAGTGGGTGTTATTGCATCAGACATATTCATTCCTTTGGCTGCGAAATGTATCGCTATAAGGCCTTACTCTACTCATGCTGCTTTGAGGAGTTTATGCGCTTCATTGACTGCTCTGTAGGCGGTTGCCAGGGCAACGCCTGCACCGCAACGGCCACGAATCCAATCTTGATGGGCAAGAATTACGCCGGCCGCAAAGAGCCGCTGGTCGATAACTTTCCCATCGGCATCGATAGGGTGGAACTGGTCATCCACTTCAATTCCTGAGAGATGAATGGAATGCCCGGCCTTGTCCAGGTAGTTGTGGCTGTACCAGTCGTCGCGGTTTTCCGGTTGGTTGACATGAAGTCCAAGCAGAGGCTCGGTGATACCATCATGGTGGGCCTGGAGACCACCGCTTAAAAAGCGACCGGTGGCAAGCAATACCGTCTTGGCAACTATGTCGATGGGACCGAAATTATCACGCAGCGAGAGTGTAATTCCATCCCGGCCGAATTCTACGTTGGTGACTTTCTGCTGGGGTACCAGTGTGAGCCCTTTTTCGGGAAATACCTGTTCGAACATTTCCCGCAGACGAATGCCTGGAACAGAGGGTGGCATAGTCGGAATTTCGAAGATCGGCACACCTATGAGTCTGGCAAGATCGGCCATGACCTGATCGGGTTTGTGCATGCCGAGTACCGCAGGCATGCCGATGACCTCACTGTCCCCGGCGACCTTTTTGATCTCTTCTGCCAGAGCCTCCCTATTGGCAGGCACTTCAAGAGCGCGGGCCATAACCTCAGCATAGATCTCGCCGTGCTCCATATTGGGAAAGGTGACCCGACGAGCCTTTAACAAAGGCCATTCCTTTTGCAGATTGGCAACGCACTGTCTGGCACTGAAACCGCGCAAGCCTTTGAAGTCAATTATAGTGCATTTGCTTTTAGCGGCAAAAGCCTCTACCCCGGCCTGCATTGTGGCCGGGACGCTGAAGGTCGGTTTGCTCGTTCCCGCAGGAGTCAGTGCCATCACATTGCGTTCCTGTGGTGTGCCGTATTTGATTCCGCAACTGCCTATAAAGGCGGTGAACTCGTCAAAGCCGGCGCGTATTTCCTCATCGGAAACCCTGCTCAAAGGGTGGCGCGGCTGACTTGACCGCAGGCTGGCAAGAGCATGCCAGGGGTCGTTGGAGAGCGGTGAGTTGCTATCAGCCTTACCCAGCAGATCGAGATAGCCTGTGGTATAAGCGATAGCACCGGTGTTTCCAGCAAGAGAAGTGGAGATGCCGCGGTTAATGGCAAAAATAGCGGCAGCCATACCGGTAAGGCCTGAGCCGATGACCGCAAACTCCGTGGTGAATAGTCGTTTATCCTCAATCATTTGGTTTTTCCTGTGCTGGTTGGGGCGATAGTGTTATCTGCCGCTGCATTCACATCTTCATCTAAGCAGTCAAGGCCCAGTAAGCCGCAGTGCAGGGCTTCTGCGAGTTCCATCTGGGCAGCCTGCTGGCCCCAGATCACTGTGCGCATACCTTTAAACCGCTCGCTGAAGAAGTCGCGCATGTGATTCAGGCCAGTCTGGTCTGTGTAATACCCTCTGTCGTACAGATATGAACCTATGCGAATGCCGCAGAATGAGCCCTGACAAGGCCCTTTGCCCGCCCTTGATCGAAGGGCGATGGCTTCAAGGGTCATCTCTTTTTCAGCACCGGGAGCGCACTGCACAATCTGATCGATGGCAGACTGCGGCACCATCTCACACTCGCAGAGAATCATGTCATCGGGGTTATTGGCTTCATACCAGTATTTAGGGGAAGCGCCGGGCTCTGTCCATTTGCATGAGGTGCCAGCCGGCATAGGGGTGACCCTGGTAAGGCAAGGGTTGGTATTGCCGAGTCGTTGCGCCACAAGGTCTGCGGTTTTTTCCGCCATCAGTCTGAAGGTGGTGAGTTTACCTCCAGTGATTGTGCAAAAATTCGAAAGATTCTGGTCTTCGTGATTTTTTAGGGAAAATGATCGGGTAACGCTTCGGTCATTGTTGTCATCACCTTCCTGTACCAAGGGGCGGACCCGGGCAAATGCCCTGATATAGCGGGCATTGCTCAATGCCGGAATCATGGCTGATCCCTCGGCAACGTTTTTATTGACCTCGTCTATGGTCGGCCGGGAGTTTTCGGGAGTATCGGTTCGCAGGGAGGTGGTGCCAAGAACTGAAACCGTACCGCCGGGGACAAGAATATCACCATCAGCAGGTGGGCGAAGACGATTGATGACCCTTTTGGTTAAACGGTCATTGGTGACGAGCAGAGTTCCTTTGGAATAGAGAAGGCTTACATCATTGCATCCAGCCATTTTGGCAATGTTCATGGCCCAGGCACCGCCTGCGTTTACATATTGCTTGGCAACGATTTTCAGCAGCTCACCGCTATGGTAATTTTTACAGATTGCAGCCTTGATTGTTCCATTTTCTATTTCAAAGTCTACAACTCCGGTGTGAGAGTGGTAGACGGACCCGCCCAGTTCATGAGCGTGGTTGACATTTTCTAAAGCGAGGCGGAATGGATCGACAGTTGCATCTGGAACCTCGAACGCTTTTATGGTGTCTCCGGACAGGTGCGGCTCAAGCTGGAGAGCTTCGTCGACGGTCAGTTCCTTGCAGGTGATTCCAGCGGCTTTACAGAGTTCCGGAAATTTGGCGGCGTACTTTTCATCATCTCCGGCAACGGCAACAAAAAGGCCGCCGGTTTCTTCTACGCATTGGGGAGCGAGGCGTTTGAGGAGATCTGCCTCCTCGCGACATTCAATTGCAGAGTGGGGATCACTGAAAACATAGCGAGCGCCCGAATGCAGGAGGCCATGGTTACCACCGGATGCACCGGCGCAGAGATCTTGTTTATCAATGAGGTGGGACTGGATAGATCGCAGAGCAAGATCACGCATGATCCCCGTTCCGGTAGCACCACCGCCAATTATGAGCACTTCAGTTTCAACGGTCCGGGAAACTGAAAGAGGCTGGCATGCTCTCTCTGGTGAGTTCATTTTAGATGTCCTGTGAATTCAATTAACGTGCTGTTTTTTTATAGTTAATATGCGAAAGAGATAAAAACGTAAAACTGGTAATGAATGGTATCCTACATCTCCCCTTTTGCGCAATTATACAAGAGAATAGATAAAAAGCTTGTCGAAAATCTTCAAATGAAAAGAAATTGAGCGATAAGTGAAACTGCGAAAGGTTTAAAGCGAAAGTCCTTAGGGTCTGTATTATAGTTATATGAAAGTTGTTGTGCCAGGTCTTGCACAACATGGAGGGCAGGATGCTGGGAAGCTGGCTTTGGTGTCAGGAGGTGTGGAACAGGTGTCTTTTTTGACCATGAGATTTGAATAATTTTAAATCTTCCAACTAGCAAAATTGTATTGGGCTCTTTTTATGACAATTCTGATAGTCGCCAAATTTAACCTGGCAAGCCGGGCAAGCCGCTGCTTACCACTAAGACTCAGCTTCAAGGCGTGGGGAGAAAGACGATAGGAGTATCAACTTAAAGCAAAGAAACACTTCTCCATAAGCCTATCGCTGAATTATTCCAGGGATTGGTCACCTGCTAATCCGTCGCGTCTCCCCTCTACGTCTATCACGTCACGTTTTCGAACTGAAAATTGGGGGGTAATCAGAATTATAAAAGAATCAGCTGCGATCACTGTTGTCGGGGGCGATCGAAGAAAGAGAATTCTGGTTGGAAGGATATGCATGACAGCAGGCCGGTATTGCCTTTGCTGAGCAATACAATGGCGAAGAGAAAATAGTGTCAATGCAGATTAGAAGCGGTGATTCAAGAGAGCGTGATTGGATGGAACTTTTAATCCGCCTGGGATTACAAGTGCTGATTCTGAAAAATATTAAAAAAAAGGCAGCTTCAACGGGCGGAAGCTGCCTTTTTTAAAGGACTGATGTTGAACGGATTATTCAATCATTAAGCAAAGCCAAGGAAAGCGATGAAACCTGCTACGAAGCAGTAGAATAGAGCCGGCAGTAAGGTGAAACGAATTATCTGTCCTTCCTTTCCTACCATGCCAACAACAGAGGCGGCTGCAACAACATTGAGCACGCATATCATATTACCAGCATTGGCACCAATAGCCTGAAGGGCGAGTGTTGTGGTCTGGGAGAAGCCTACGGTGTCTGCGGTGGCGTACTGCAGATTGCCAAACATCATGTTGGAAAACGTCGCACTACCAGCAATAAAGGAGCCGAGGCAACCGACCAGCGGGGCGAAAATTGGCCAGAAACCTGAGAAGGTTGCGGCAGCGAGTTGACCAAGTTCGATCGGCATACTCGCAAGAGCAGCAGTGTTCACATCGGAGTGCAGGAAGATACGGACCATTGGTACTGATGCACCGAGAGCGATAATAGAAGGTCCGAGTGCCTTGATGGATGTCATCCAGGCGGTCTTGATCTTGCGTGGTTCCTTCTTGTGGAGAAACGCGGTGAGGATTACCACGAATACGAATATGGTGCCTGGCAGGTACAGGGTGTGTGCAGTTACTGAAACAGAGGTGGAGAGAATGTTATTCCAGCTGACCTGGGCAGCAACCATCCATGCTTTGAAAGGGAGAAAGTCAAGCCTGGTGAGAACCAGAAAACAAACCACGAGAATGTACGGAGTCCAGGCAAGCCAGAGAGGCATGGACTTTTCTTGACAACCTTCTTTGGCTTTCATGCTCTCTGCCTGGGAATCGTTTTCGAAAAGCCAGGTTGTCTTTGGCATGAGGAAGCCTGATCGGGCAGCACTGATACAGATACCAAGAGCGATGAGTGCACCAAGTATAGAAGGGAATTCAGGTCCGAGAAAACGAGCGGTGAGGTAGGCGGAACCGGTGAACGAAATACCGCCCAGTAAGGCGAACTTCCAGGCACCGAGGCCTTCGGTCCAGGACTTATTCTTACCGAAGAAGCGGGTAAGGATGGCAACCATAATCAATGGGATGAAGGTTGCTACCATTACATCGAGAGTAATGGTTTTAACAGTAACAGTCAGCAAGTCTGCCGAGGAAATCCCCTGTACACCCTGGCCAATACCCACGAGGATCGGTGTGCCAACGGCCCCGGTAGATACTGCGGCACTATCAGCAATAAGCGC of the Desulfosediminicola ganghwensis genome contains:
- a CDS encoding L-lactate permease, whose protein sequence is MTLLQVFAALTPVIAVFLFLIILRIPATRAMPISLLLTAVMAVFVWKVTPIQVAASILQGWAISLTILWIVFGALLLLNTLKVSGAISVIRDGFSQITTDRRIQVVIIGWLFVSFLEGAAGFGTPAAIVAPLLVALGFPALAAVVLALIADSAAVSTGAVGTPILVGIGQGVQGISSADLLTVTVKTITLDVMVATFIPLIMVAILTRFFGKNKSWTEGLGAWKFALLGGISFTGSAYLTARFLGPEFPSILGALIALGICISAARSGFLMPKTTWLFENDSQAESMKAKEGCQEKSMPLWLAWTPYILVVCFLVLTRLDFLPFKAWMVAAQVSWNNILSTSVSVTAHTLYLPGTIFVFVVILTAFLHKKEPRKIKTAWMTSIKALGPSIIALGASVPMVRIFLHSDVNTAALASMPIELGQLAAATFSGFWPIFAPLVGCLGSFIAGSATFSNMMFGNLQYATADTVGFSQTTTLALQAIGANAGNMICVLNVVAAASVVGMVGKEGQIIRFTLLPALFYCFVAGFIAFLGFA
- the glpB gene encoding glycerol-3-phosphate dehydrogenase subunit GlpB — its product is MIEDKRLFTTEFAVIGSGLTGMAAAIFAINRGISTSLAGNTGAIAYTTGYLDLLGKADSNSPLSNDPWHALASLRSSQPRHPLSRVSDEEIRAGFDEFTAFIGSCGIKYGTPQERNVMALTPAGTSKPTFSVPATMQAGVEAFAAKSKCTIIDFKGLRGFSARQCVANLQKEWPLLKARRVTFPNMEHGEIYAEVMARALEVPANREALAEEIKKVAGDSEVIGMPAVLGMHKPDQVMADLARLIGVPIFEIPTMPPSVPGIRLREMFEQVFPEKGLTLVPQQKVTNVEFGRDGITLSLRDNFGPIDIVAKTVLLATGRFLSGGLQAHHDGITEPLLGLHVNQPENRDDWYSHNYLDKAGHSIHLSGIEVDDQFHPIDADGKVIDQRLFAAGVILAHQDWIRGRCGAGVALATAYRAVNEAHKLLKAA
- the glpA gene encoding anaerobic glycerol-3-phosphate dehydrogenase subunit A; this encodes MNSPERACQPLSVSRTVETEVLIIGGGATGTGIMRDLALRSIQSHLIDKQDLCAGASGGNHGLLHSGARYVFSDPHSAIECREEADLLKRLAPQCVEETGGLFVAVAGDDEKYAAKFPELCKAAGITCKELTVDEALQLEPHLSGDTIKAFEVPDATVDPFRLALENVNHAHELGGSVYHSHTGVVDFEIENGTIKAAICKNYHSGELLKIVAKQYVNAGGAWAMNIAKMAGCNDVSLLYSKGTLLVTNDRLTKRVINRLRPPADGDILVPGGTVSVLGTTSLRTDTPENSRPTIDEVNKNVAEGSAMIPALSNARYIRAFARVRPLVQEGDDNNDRSVTRSFSLKNHEDQNLSNFCTITGGKLTTFRLMAEKTADLVAQRLGNTNPCLTRVTPMPAGTSCKWTEPGASPKYWYEANNPDDMILCECEMVPQSAIDQIVQCAPGAEKEMTLEAIALRSRAGKGPCQGSFCGIRIGSYLYDRGYYTDQTGLNHMRDFFSERFKGMRTVIWGQQAAQMELAEALHCGLLGLDCLDEDVNAAADNTIAPTSTGKTK
- a CDS encoding (Fe-S)-binding protein: MSDAITPTINFKEKAIELLPEGASFDACLTCGLCSSGCPASGIENMDPRKFIRMAMLGMNKELSTTPWVWTCTQCKRCQHVCPMNIDISQLVFLARGNWPKEKKPNGIVRSCELTRSTDSTSAMGLPPDDFVFVVNDVLEEVREQQPQFKDMVAPIDKKGAHFFVNQNSREPMSEPDEMVPLWKIFHLVGADWTYASKGWAAENFCMFSGDEEAWYDVIKTRVDATNELECAVWLNTECGHSYYTMWNAVNRFGMEANFRVESLVSYYAKWIREGKLPVNADWNTNNIKFTVQDPCQIVRKAYGDSIADDLRFVAKKLVGEENFIDMQPNRSANYCCGGGGGFLQAGMTEHRRTYGKRKFDQIMATQADYVLTPCHNCHSQMEDIGHHYGGAYNVVHFWTLICLSLGILGENERTYLGPDLANIGL